The Brassica napus cultivar Da-Ae unplaced genomic scaffold, Da-Ae ScsIHWf_184;HRSCAF=328, whole genome shotgun sequence sequence TCTCTAGTCGAGCTAATCACGTTTTGTGAAAACTCTTTCTCTTACATGACTAGTATTTTGTAAAGACTTTACCATCATGAATATTCATCTTGGTTGTTTAATTCGATATATCATTATTGTTAAAGAAATACCCTCACTAAAAAAAGACTTTTGTCATAAATATAGACTCTAAGAACAACTCCAAAAGAAactttataacttcaaatatatagttttttgctcttcaaaaaaaaacttcaaaacttcattttttatttgcattttggtcatcataattaattacacatcacatttatgattcttaagtattttttatttatcgttttaatctttaaaatttttgtatatcataaatatttcaaacttatttttataaatttaaattttacacataaaattaaataatttttttaaaaagagatttataatattgtaaaactagaattagacaacaaaaatattacaaaagaaacttaataaaaaaaaagttttttgaaaaaatacatgaagacataattattgcacaaaattaaatattacaacaacactaatagtctagtaaatttACTTTGGAACCTCTAAAATATTGTTCAAGCAAATTTTGTTTAATCGAAAGAGGATCActacagatttttttatatgaaataatGTGATATTTTGCTTGTactttaataactaattatgttttactatttataattttatattttagtgtaatattttattaattaatattactgtaatatttttatatatgtactagtgatttataaaaaaattatggatttatattaattatgacaaatataaagaccttagtgtaaattacaaataattttgaagttaaatttgaagttttggttAATGACATGTGTCAAAATCAATGTGTAAATAATGTATTAGGAGTATTTCCTCCACTTTTacttataaaatagtttttaactttttatttatttcttttcatattttaatgataatgcTTTTTGTAACATAtgtaaacataatattatagtttttatctTGTAAAtcttatttcattaaaatattatttatttttgtatttacaccatatttatcatgtgtatctttaatttaatatcatattttatttttaaaaatctgtcatttaaaattattttacatataatactaactatatattgatttatattgtaTTACATATTGAAAATTTGTTAATAGCTACTACAATGTATCATTATTTGAAATGTTGAAATTTccttaatttaatattatattttgaatataaatttatatttgttttatttataaattatttttttataaagtaaatacttttaattatgaaaatagaaatagtaatataaaatttatctaaattattttaaatttgtacagTACTTTAGACCGATGTTATCCATATCACCATTCAAACATATGTTTTATACCGCTAGATCTGCTTGATCCACTCTAGAACCGCTCGATCCGCTTGAACCACTCTTGTTCTGCTCGATCCACTTGATCCGCCAGATCCACAACGCTTGATCTACTTTTTCCATTCGGAACCTTAATGTGTAGTATCTCCCTTTGTTCTTATATTTTTGTCACTGCAGTAGTTACTACTACTACTAACAACTTCTAACCCGCCCATAGATTTGAATTAaataatctatcttattaaaacataaatattatgtttgacctaacatttattttgtaagtttttaaataaatgCACATTTCTACTTTATAGTTAAAGATACATTAGATcactaatatttctttttttatactACTATTCATGTTTCTAAACAATGTACTCCTTTTTTTATACTagtattcatgtttccaaagaatgtatttttgtatactactatccatgttttcaaacaacacTATAATTAATCTTGTGtccaaataatataaaatattaaatctcATCTTTATAATAGCTTCTaacaatttctttaaaaatcatttagataaattaaataattaaaaattcaaataattataaaacaatgaaaaataaatagaatttaTTTTTCAACTTAAATACTACAAAAACATTTCAATCAATAATACATcaattaaattaatagattattttatttttatttcctaaataatggttttataatttatttaaggaacacaataattcaataatatccattacataaatatatatatataacattatacattgtacaataaatataataacaaaaataattataaaggcTATTATTGAATTATTGTGTTACTTAAAATGtgataaattatgaaaatataaaatttaaatcaaattggatTACATATTTTTCATCCATCGGTTCAATCGGTTAGTCTCGGGTTTTAGTGATTTTTCTAAAtatggatatttttaaaatcctaTATCGAACTATCGGATCACCAGATTAACCGGTTTGACTGCGGGTTCGGCTCGAAGTTAAAAGCACTGATTTAAATACACaaaattcttataaattaacaaaatatttattaaattattagtaaaaaattaattataaaatattgggtaattctctcaaatattcatttttaagtttttttgtcacaaaaaagcctgaaaatgaccaaaatagcttatttttattttaaattttttaatatttattttttattttttaaaatttgaaaccctatcTCCAAAACCTTACCCCTTAGctataaaccctaagtctagattagttaaccatatgtaAAAATGTActtttacttttaataaaatttattttggtcatttttctcattgaatgctatttttgtgataaaaacttaaaaaactatcctaagaattttttttaaaatattatgtgcTTTACAAatgcgggtcaagatctagttgcTGATTAAAGAGGACAATATTAATACATTCTGTCAAAATATCTTGAAATTCTTTTACGGTCAGAGTAATTGGTGAGCCGTATGGTATGATACTCGATTAAAATCTTACTATGGGAAATGTGATTcagaaatttcatatttaaaaagttttatagaaatACTAGGCTATAAATCAATCAGTTTTTACCAAAACGGTGGTGTGTTTTGGCtgaaaattcgtttttgttaaTTAGTCAATGATCAATGATTAAAAATGATCTATTTCACATTAAAGTTATTAGACCATTTGGAATGtctttatttgattattttgaccaatgaacatagcctagATAATTTTTCTGTAATATTCTTTTGGtcagtataaaaataatttacgcTACTCGTGTGTCTTTGAAGTGCTGGTGACTGATTATCATTTAATCACCGGCTAATCAAACATTAACCTTTTTCAACCATGCATTGTTTAAATTTAGAGCGAGTTTATATACGCAGGATTACACgtgtttataattatattagaaAATGTGAGGCAGATCATAGTAGACTACACTAAAGGTCAATACCTCACTTTGTGtgtagattttatatatttgattgtcttttttttttgtcaatcgtATATTTGATTgtcttatttatgtttttttctcctTGGGTAAAAGTCACACAGAAATACGACGCCTTTGTTAGTTGTCTCAGAAATATACGTAATCATATACGTAAACAGTACACTACGCGAAATCGTATACGCAAACAGTATCTGACgttattatttttcaataaaatattaaatattctaccaattttcaaaattctgacaaaaattacaaatatcaCTTGTATTGGAATACATAAAACAAAGTAAACAACAGAACAAATACGAGAAATGACTCAGCCCGTAGCAATAGCTGAACAAAGCGTATCAACCAGTTAAGCAATCAGGGGCGGATCTACAGTATCAGCTACGGGGGCACGTGCCCCCaactacttttacaattttatttagtAAACATTTATTAATGATTTCGTGGAACAGTTGGTAAAGATTCTCCATTTCTGTTGACTTCGTACATGGTTCGAAACCAactttttgcttcttttttccCTGGTTTTACTTTTATCTTTTGGTGTATAATTAATGTCTTGTATGACATGACTACATTATTACAATATCTTTCTTCACGGTAATTATTTAGTGAGATTTTCcctacattttatttattgtaaatattattatttttgtgttaGCATAtctttgtcttctttatttgtctgttttttttgtcaacttattTGTGTGTTTAATAGTTCTTtccattataatatatacctcatttttaaatttcaactttatAGCACATTTTAGGtccttatttttaataatagacATTAGCAATTGCTACTAGAAAAACTAATTACtccattcatttttatttaatctttttttaacGTCTTATTTAATGTTTTAGAGTTTAGTTCTTTATGATATGATTAATTGATTATAAACAAGTTCTGTAAGATATTGATATGTTGTTCTGAATGTGTAAATTTGAAGactactttttatatatattcaaattaattttaattgtaaTAGTATGCTATATGATTAGTTACATTTGTaaagaaaatagttataaaactattttataaaaaaaagttctgAGTTGAATAAAAttgaagtttatttttttcttgcagatttaatatttaaatatatttatttattttatttaaattaatttaatatatttgttagtTACGTGCCCCCATCAAATAATTGGTCTGGATCCGCCACTGTAAGCAATTAGACAAGTTCAGACCAAAGAAACTATGGCTGGTCAAGTTAAGAGTCGGGCACCAGTAGTTACCGAAAAAATATTCTCTGATCTTGAACTGCAGCTAGCTTCTGAAAACTCTACCCAAATCTATCACGCATAAAGAATCCAAGCATGAAAACACACCCACAGCATATATGATTTTACTGTATTAGTATTCTAAAGATCTTTCTGGATATTCCTCAATGCTACTATTCACGGAATGAAAAACAAATGAATAATCATCTGATTTTGGAaaaaacgaaattttttttGGAGTCCAATAAGagcctttagttttttttgtgacagatggttagaaatttatttGGGTTTACTAAGAGTTCACTATAGATCAGAAATtaagaaagaacaaaaattttttttgtcccTTCAAGACGATcggaaaaattgtaaaataactaataaataattttggaaaGTAAAGACTATTTGTGTAAATCTGTCTAAAGTAATCCTCTAGATATTATTTGAGAACTGATTTGTAcatgtgtcatcaccacatTCAATCTCAACAAAAATGATGACATGACTTTTGAAAATGGTGTCATGGCATATACCTAATTATGACATGTACAAATTTtcgtataaaaatttatatttttggcaagatttttttttaatatggtaATGACTATTAACCCATATATCAccattaatagtattttattgcatatatatatatatatattttttgaaaacactccttaaatttattaataattaatctaatatatcaccattaaattaatatatatatatatatatatatatcatattaataaaaataaactaaatataatcacaaatatattttacatcaacttatatatcatatatatatgtatatatatgcatatatgtatTATCAAAATTAGTTGTAAGTGTTCATCAACAAATACAAGACTAAAGCAAgactaatcaaataaaaattataaaaattgttttaaatacAATAAGTTGGATACCATTTTTCAAAAACACACTCTATCAAAAAACCCttgaaattaaactatatatcatCATTAAGTAAATTATATATCACTTTAGTACAAAATAATAGATttatggttttaattttttaaaccggtgaagttaaaatatattaataataatattcaaatttaaactaatttaaaaaaaataatatttaaaattattatttatgtgcaTGGTACatgaatattatattattagatttttttatatatcgatATATagacatatttaaaattatatgataagagacacatttaaaataaaaaacagttaaatataacataaattgaaaattattttgataaaatgtaACCTTAActctactaaaatttaaataaaatcaaaataatttttttaaccaaatCAAAAGGAATAAAactacaaaaattatatttatggttttatttttttcaagcgataaagttaaaataaaaatgataatgtcccagtataaactaaaattttctttaaaaataaataaaattatatttctttttttttatttctgcgCATTGCGCCAAAAAACTCTTAGTATAATTGTATGATATACACAAGGGCAAAGCTAGGCGATATTATTATTACTGGGGTATATTttagtgataatataaaaacataattaggaaaaaatcataaatcatGAAATTAGAGggcaaactgaaaaaaaaaagatttggtgTACGGATGAATTTGGCATTAATTTCTGtaaaacgttaaaaatattctttacaaaattattttatgaaaaagtAGTGGGTGTATTTGTACCCATGGCTAAAATGAAGCAGCTTCGCTTTTGAATATGTTATAAcaattatatcaaaaattataaaaaaattaagtagtATATGAAAGTCAGATAATCCATTCAGAAGTGAAAAACAACCACATTGGTGATATCTCATTAAATATCttaacattaaaaatgaaaatcgaaaaaattgaaaatagaaAGGTAAAATAATGTTAAGAGAAAGTACATGTTTTCTAGTTTGAGAAACTGGAAAATGAGATTGGAGATATTCTtggttgagaaaaaaaaaaagaatagagaTATTCTTATACCTATGTGGCACTTTATAATTTGTTCATTTTTTCCCTatgatttataatttagttgtTATATTGaactacaaatatttaatttatctaaCAAATTACCTAGGTGAATATCTAAAGCGATAGACATGCTTTATATGGTAGTAGAGTTTGATTCGCACAATCTAATATGATTCCTAATTGATTAACCAAAATTGGTTCACCGGTTTTTGTTTAAACATTATGAGATTAATGGTCAAAGAACCATCATTTCAAAAAATGTATTAGAGATAATGTTTCACATCGAACACTGAAAATTAtcttaagtaatatatatatatatatatatatgatttaatatatatacaacagTTTCTTAAGTCGGACGGCATTGGTTTGGACGTTTTGAGGGATGATTACATTTTAGGCTTATCAAAATTTCAAACTAGTATTATCAAAAGTTGAATTCGGACAAATGAACATACTCTGGAATGCTCATTATATGAAGAAAACGTATTCCATGGACAATATTCTATCAAGAATTTCCTAGTtaagaaaaatttaatcaatGTATTGAGCCCGTCGTTTAAGAAATTGGAGAAATCAGTAATTACTGTGGGCTATAATGCATGTATACCTTtgacttttaatttttcattgaTTTCGATGTGCAAAGCAACGATGAAGATTGAAGACTAAGAAGAGAACAATGTGCAAAGGACTGTGAGAGTATTCAGTACGATGTGAATGATCGGTAGAAGTGTAATTGTAAAATTTGctagaatttatttttttaactattttgttGTATTTGTAATAGTGGtaagaattaaataaaaatgaaatatacttatacatctattttttaaaaaaaattaacaaaataaaaatgtaataaacagGATTCATAGaacgattttttatttttggttgtaGATTTAATAACTAATATAAAGCATAGTTGATAATTTTAAGttgtagataaaaattaaagaaaatgaatataataaagaagaaaaatgaatgGGAACCAGGAGAAAATGTAAGGAAAGTAGGGGAATGAAGTCAAAACGGTGGTCCAAAAGGACCATATCCTAAATTTCTGatttacttaaatcagaaaGTTAAACACGAAACCCTAAGAAAGATAGAAAATAGGAAGAATTATTATGCTATGGTCAAACCTTAGCAGTTGggctattttaattttgatttaactTTAATTATAATATGGTCTAAATTAACCTATAGTGAAAAGAGCGAGTAAAGTTTTGGGTGCAGAGGAAACTTAAACTTACTCATTTGGGTAAATTCCTACAAGGTAAATAAGTACTCCTGagtttatttgattatttctgGAAAGAGATTACTATTAGGAGTTAGGACCTAAGAATAGATAATTCTTTTCATGCAATATATAGCCTATTGTGGAATTCTTGTACGTTGATGATTTGATATGCAATGATCATTCTTTaaagtatttaaatatatataagataataaaaatggtCAGGAGTCAAGACTAATGTAACCAAAGTCAAATAAATATTCGTATGATTACCGTTTTTGTAGATTATAGATGGGTAGATACTTGTCGCTAGGTCAAAAACACATGTGCTCTCATtcttttaataaacaaaattataaaggGACAACATTCCAGCTGATTATTTGCGCCTCTAAATTTCTAATACATACATAAAAGATGTATATTTATTCTTCTTATTTGCTATTCTTAATTGTCTGAATATATAAGTGACCAAAAACTGAATTTACGAGGTTTATATACGAATCGTCAAATCATTACTATGGCGTGAACTATTATAAGGAAAAGAATTATATAATTGTCGATTTAtgagtttatttttttagtgtagttttaaaGATGTAACATCATTTAAATTGGACAAAGAGAATAGATGGAAAAAGAGACAGTCATgcagttttaatttttattatttttggctTCATGCagatatacatataaattagagagagatagatacATATGTATGATAGTGTGCATCCAAATTGGACAAAGAGAATAGATGGAAAAAGAGACAGTCATCTTTTAGAAAGAGCCAAAACcatatcagaaaaaaaaactcttttaatCCAAACCATACCCATGTACaaatcctctctctctttcttccctcaaaattctttttttcttgggtTTAAGGAAATTTTAGATCTTGTTCTTGAGGGGTTTTAGGGTTCTTgggactaatttttttttagaaatgggTAAGCGTGGTGGGAAAAATGGTAACGAAAACTATGACGGCGTTGGTTTTAATGGTCAAGGAGGCAGTGGAGTTAGGTCATACGTACGGTCTCCGGTGCCTAGACTCAAGTGGACGCCGGATCTCCACCGTTGTTTTGTTAACGCCGTCGATATGCTTGGTGGCCAACATCGTACGTCCATATTTTGatactttattttattcacacacacacatacacacacacacacgtacgtccatatatatatgtcttaAAGTTTCTTTTCGGTATTTCTTCAAAGATTAAAATTTCTCATGCACTTTTGCTActttgttgcattcatatatatcttaaaaattaaagttttttttatctttttgaaataGTTTGAAACTTCTCAACGTTAATCTTCATCATCGACCTAAACAACCAAATTGGACAAGTTTTTGAACCAAGCATCACACCTTTGCTTGTTTGTTTCATTCATATATCTTAAACGTTTTCTCTTAGTTGCTAAAAAAAACGTTTTCTCTTATAAAGTATTGTAATTTCTCATTTTTTGTTAATAGAAAATTCATGACAAAGAATCATCATAGTcacctttttaatatttttttgttctcttttgtatttttgttggGTTTGATGAAACAGGAGCTACTCCAAAGCTTGTTCTTAAGATGATGGATGTAAAGGGACTCACCATTTCACATGTCAAGAGCCATCTTCAGGtaacaaatataccaaatattagttttctctctctttcttatccttatattattatttataatatcctGAACAGATGCATAGAGGTTCTAAACTCACTTTGGGTAAACCAGGTAATGTAtacttttttcttcatttttttgtaattttccataaatattCTGATATGATTTTCGAAACAATGGGACCGTTGAATTATCTGAATTGTTAACATCAAAACTGTTGAATTATCTGAATTGTACTCCATGATTCATAAGACAATTGTCATAAAAATACATAGCTATTTTAATAGGTCAATAGAATATTCATTTTGGTCATAGCCtaattctttattattattattattttgaaacagaggaaAACTCTTTATTTTCAATAAGAAGACAAGACACCGAAGAGGATTATCTTCAGGACTACTTGTCTTTACACACAAGGAATGATTGTCCTACGGGTTTTCACACCTTTTCTCTTTCTTCACATTCTTCTCTtaggtaattttatttattttaaatagtttctgACAAATCCTTAATTTGCATCAGAAATGATATCATATACTTTTTGTCTCTATTTGAATTgtcttttttgtatttttaaatattactttggtacagaagaggaagaagaaaggggCATACTTCAGAGTCTCGTGGTGGAGATGATGTTGATGACTCTCTTCACATCATGAACATGAAGACGAACGGAACGACGACGTTTCCATCACATCATTTCCACCAggtatatttttatcttttatttttgtcaacagGTAATTAGAAAATAAACGTTCTTGGTATAAATTTGAACACTTAACCGGGGTCAAAGCGTTGACAAAAAACAAACCGGGGTCAAAGCTAAACCAAATCTAATCTGTTTGATAACTGTTTCTTTGAAATCCCAGGGGGGTGGGCATAGAGTTTGGTTTAGAGTCTTAACTGGCTCGGTTAAAACTGGGTAACCCCTGGATATTTCCGGTTTAGTAAATAATTTCGTTTTTTGCTCAATAGAATACAGAGAAGGAGACAAACCCTTGGCATGAACACGAACACGAACataaacatgaacatgaagaagaagaactgtCGTTGTCCCTGTCGTTGAATCATCATCATTTGAGAAGCAACGGATCATCAGTGAGCGAAACAAGTGACGCGGTCTCCACATGTTCAGCACCATTCGTCAACAAAGATTGCTTCGGTTCTTCACCAAAGATTGATCTCGACCTTAACCTTTCAATTTCTCTCCTTGGCAGCTGAGACCACGAattaaatctttatttattaGATTAGTTGTAGTGAAACATCATAATCTTTTGTTAAACTACTAGGATTTCTTGTTTTCCAAAGATTTAAAGTCAGAATcgacaaaattttgaaaataaattttgaagttaCGTATACATCAAACTGAAACccaaaatgtataaaacaataatgaatccaaaccgaaaataaaacaaacatagCCATAACTTACATCTTAAACAAAACATGCAAGTTGGATCCTTTGTCACGGAACATGAGAGGCTCACTAGTAGTAGTTCTTCACTCACTTTTTTGGGTACTTGGAGAATTTTTTTCGGAGGATTGGTATAGCTACTTAGACAGGTTCGTAAAGGTAGTTAGTTTAACGATGTAATAAGTTCTTTCTTTGAAATAAAATCGAgtactttcaaaaaaaaaaaaaatccattatGTTGATTACACTTATGTGGAGTagtaattcttgggttcaccccctagggtgaatctctaggttcaccaaccaatagtgtttgattatttgatatttgatatcttttaaaaaaggaaacaacattgaattttcaaataaaattatctttttaaaataaaacaataaaaatacataaaaatagttacaaaaaataaataaataaatatttttaagtctttagcaaaatactataccctatatcctaaatcttaaaccctaaacgctaaaccttaaactttggataaacgcTAAACGtttgaaaatcttaaaccctaaatcatacattaaaaactaaattttaataacactaaaccctaaatcctaatcactaaaccctaaacccttgggtaaacactgaacccttggataaatcataaactctatagtttaattttaaatatttttgatttacagtttatgatttatccaagggttcagggtttacccaagggtttagggtttagtaattaggatttagggtttagtgttattaaaatttagtttttaatgtatgatttagggtttaagattttcaaacgtttagagtttatccaaagtttaaggtttagggtttagggtttaagatttagggtatagggtttagtattttgttgaagacttaaaaatatttattttatttattttttgtaactatttttatgtatttttattgttttattttaaaaagataatcttatttggaaattcaatgttgtttccttttttaaaagatatcaaatatcaaatactcaaacactattagTTGGTGAActtagaggttcaccctagggggtgaacctaagAATTACTCACTTATGTGTAAAACATTCATGAGAAAGATAACAAAAATGTCTTCTTGTTCGTAGGCCCAAGCCCCCTTTTCTCGCAGTTATAGATATTTTACTGGACCTTGgcatttgatttttttcgaTTTGGTTTCGGGCTTTTgagttttggagttttgagtttTGTGGGTGTTCGGTTTTGTGGTTCACGttggtaaaattttatattcgtttaaaagatattataagaAAGATTGCATGAGtaataaattcttttttttttataacatcagattaataaattcttatttatcAAAAgggaaatgattaaaatatactcCCTCGGTTCCacaaatatatacttttttagtatttaatatattaagaaaacacattaaacttccataataaatgtattatcTTCTGTAATTTTGAATTggattaaacatttttttttgctctgCTGAATCGGATTAATCATGATAAATACATTGGTTGGTGGTTTGTGAAATATGGTATGATTGTTTGTTGATTTTTACTCATGTCTGAATAGAATTCAATCGTAGTTTTGTGTTAGGTTAGCTATTAAATAGCTGCTTAAGTGGTTTGTGTGAGGTAATGTTAGGTTTAGGTAATAAATTGATTTATAGTTGGACTGAAATGAATGGTGTTCTGTGTAGAAGGAGGTTGTGTGATGAATGCTTTTAGATATATGTCTACTCGGTTATGGTTGGTTGTGATCAATGCGTTGATCCTTCTCTTCCTTACATAAACCGCGTCTTTGATCTCCTACTTTCTCACCTCACTTCTTTTCTTTATCTCTTCCTTGTTCAAACCGTGTCTCTTCTCTTCCTACTTTCTCACCCTACTTCTTTTCTTTATCTTTTCCTTGTTCAAACTGTGTGCTTCTCTTCCCTAGTTCagttctttttttctctcttccttaagCTTACTTCGGATATGGATTCTTATCCATCTACCCAGAGTTCAAAATTTGTTGAACTACTTCACAGACAACAAAGCATTTCGTTC is a genomic window containing:
- the LOC106363384 gene encoding putative Myb family transcription factor At1g14600; translation: MGKRGGKNGNENYDGVGFNGQGGSGVRSYVRSPVPRLKWTPDLHRCFVNAVDMLGGQHRATPKLVLKMMDVKGLTISHVKSHLQMHRGSKLTLGKPEENSLFSIRRQDTEEDYLQDYLSLHTRNDCPTGFHTFSLSSHSSLRRGRRKGHTSESRGGDDVDDSLHIMNMKTNGTTTFPSHHFHQNTEKETNPWHEHEHEHKHEHEEEELSLSLSLNHHHLRSNGSSVSETSDAVSTCSAPFVNKDCFGSSPKIDLDLNLSISLLGS